The nucleotide sequence TATAAAAGTGCCCAGCCAACCTGCTTTCTGCATTTTTACAAATGTTAAATTGTGATAATCATCTTCCCATCAAATTTCGTAATGTAGTAGTCaattgtcatatcattcttcctACCTAATGAAATCTCTTGACTGTTTCTCTATCCATATTTTACTCTTCTTCCCAATTAGTGCACCcgtttattgaattggatatACTTATTTACTTCAAACATCAAACCTTAGGTATTTTATTGTTAAAAGTTGCAACCGTGAAAATTTGGAATTATCTGTACAACAAGGAGTATGGGCAACCCAAAGGAGCAATGAATCCAAacttaatgaagcttttgactCTGCTGAAAATgtgattttaattttctcagTCAACCGGACTCGACATTTCCAGGTAGGATTGCAAATTGCATCCCATTGTGTTTCACATTGTTTACTATTTTTAGTTATGTCAAGTTATCTACTGGGGGTGCTAGAATTAAATTCACCTATTCTTTGCTAGGGTTGTGCAAAGATGATGTCCAGAATTGGTGGGTCAGTTGGTGGAGGGAACTGGAAATATGCACACGGAACTGCGCATTACGGGCGAAATTTCTCTGTCAAATGGTTAAAGGtatatttttgttatacaaaCAAACAGACAGGATCCTACAAAGTTTCTTGTTAGAATTATCAAGTCTGTTTATTATTACTGTTGTTCTCACTCTTACTGATTGGCATGCTAATGAGTATGCCTTGGTTTTTCGGCTCCTTATTGGCTATAGTGacagtatttttttatttgcttgaGGCTTGTATCTTAATAGTTAATTCATTCTTTCGTTTATATGTTCTCACATTGTTGGTTTGAATCAAGATTGGAGTTGTTTGTACTTGTATCGGCTTTTAAGTTATTTGGACTTCATTCTTTCATTTCATAACATTTAAACCTAAACTCCCATCTGTGTGCCCACTTTGAGTCAAGTTGCAGTTGGGATAAAATGTGATGTCTAATTGCAGTTTCTTTGATGCAGCTATGTGAACTGTCCTTTCACAAAACTCGTCATTTGAGGAATCCCTACAATGAGAACCTACCAGTGAAGGTACAATCAGGAGCCCTAAAACTATAGAAATCGCAGTTGATCATTCGTAATATAAACACTATTTGATTTTTGTCTGTTCTGTcttgattgatttgaaatcaCCCAATTTATATTTCTGTCAGGATTTTCAATATGTATCGGTAGGCTGCAGGTTTGTCATGCTAATCCATGATTCAACCAGCCAAAACGTGTTTGTACATTTATAAAAGACATACTTTACTAATTAGAATGGAAGTTACAATCCAGGGGACTCGGAGTCTACTGAACGGCCTTGAGTACCAAGCTTAAATTGATAACCGAAAACCTCAAAAATAGTATAATATAACCTGTATGACTAAATGTACAATCCAtgaatatatatttatgcatgtattTTGTAGGTCCTTTTGTGGTttatctctgtgtgtgtgtgtgtggtattAACAAATAAGTCGGCATTGTTTAGAATCATATTGAAGAGTCATTGTATAATGCCATTATGTATCTTGGCTGGGTGCTTCTTAAAAATATAAgtgttgatgtgaaaaatgttaaGTGTTGATGCATCACTAGGAGCTTAAATAGAACTAATCTGATAGAATATTATGTTAATAACTTCTTTACGTGCGCCTATTTTTTATTAGCTGTTTGACCATGCATTTTTACCTGCAGTCATTACTATTGTCGACATGTATGCTTGCTGATGTGCTACTACTTTCTGTAGACATACCTTAAGAGTCAAGACGGGAACAAACTTTTGAGCTTATTGTTATGCTTGTACTCTTGCAGATAAGTAGAGATTGTCAAGAGCTAGAGCAATCCGTCGGTGAGCAGTTGGCTTCCTTGCTTTATCTTGAGCCAGATAGTGAACTTATGGTATGTTCAAAGTTTACGGAAACTAGTTAAATTTTGGGAAattaaatagaaattaaagaaaaagggtttaaaaggaaagaaatgaaaaagagTTGGATAAAGCAAtagaatttcaaaaatatttacaatatgtCAATCAATTATTTTAACATAGGAATTTATCTCTATATTTCTCCTTAGTTTTCACTTGCGTTGTCCTTAAAATTAGTCAATTTTACTGGGGCAGCACAAGATCTGTTTTGCACTATAACGTGTCCTTTGCTTTTCATTTAATGTTATAGAATGGCCAGAACTTGACGGAATCTGAATGTTGTTTATCGTTGCCTGCGTACAGGCAATTTCAATTGCGGCAGAATCAAAACGTGAAGAAGAAAAAGCAAAGGGAGTCAATCCAGAGAATGGTGGTGAGAATCCAGACATTGTCCCATTTGAGGacaatgaagaggaggaagaggaagaaagtgAAGATGAGGAAGATAGCTTCGGTCAGGTTCCCGGAGCAGGAAATGATGGCAGAGGAAGGGGCAGGGGAGGAGTCATGTGGCCACCTCACATGCCTCTACCAAGAGGTGGCAGACCTATGCCCGGGATGCAAGGTTTTCCCCCAGGAATGATGGGTCCTGATGCAATGCCTTATGGCCCTGACGGATTTGTTATGCCAAATCCTTTTGGTATGGGCCCTCGGGGTTTCAATCCGTATGGTCCCAGGTTTTCAGGTGACTTTACAGTGCCCAACCCTGGCATGATGTTCCGTGGACGGCCACAACAACCTGGGTTTCCACCTGGTGGGTTTGGGATTATGGGTCCTGGACGAGCACCATTTATGGGAGGCCCCCATCCAGGCCGAGGTGGTCGGCCAACTGGTATATCTCCAATGTTTCCACCACCCCCGCCACTATTATCTCAAAACCCTAACTGGATGCCGAAGAGAGATCCAAGGGGAGCTTCCAGTGATCGGAGAGGACAAGATATGACAGGTTCGGCTGGGGGACCAGAtgatgaggcactttatggtgcTGGAAACAACTCTAGAAATGATGACAGTGACAGTGAGGATGAGGCCCCGAGGCGGTCGAGGCATGGAGAGGGAAAGAAGAAACGGCGAGACTCGGAAGGAGATGCGACCTCCGAGCACTAGCAGCTCAGCCACTAACGACGAAACCCGTTTTCTTTCTTCGGCTTACCGGTTTCTGAGAAACGATCGGACGAGCCATTCTTGATATATGGATTCTTTTTGGTGCTGAAGGAAACTTGGATGTTTAAACAAGTTTTCCTGATTACATTCTCATACTCTGATGTTTTGTTTCTGTAATTGTATACTGCTAAAGGTGATTAATCGGTTTGTGAAAACTCAGAACTTGATATTCAGAGAGAGCTGGAAGTGTTTTTGGGTTCAAAAACGCACTTGAATCGCTTTTTGAAAGAGGCAAGCGATTTTATTAGAAGTATTTTTTAGCAGAAGTATCTTTAAAAGAAACAGTTTCAAACGAGCCACATCTCAAATTTTTGGTGCTCTTCCGGGATAACCTTCGCTGGACCCATTATGAGATCCATAAACGTCGACGTACGCTTGAATGACCGTTTATACATAATTCAATCTTTTCACTTGTGATATTGCACTCTCTTAACCAACTGACATGTTCGAAGTCTACTACTCAacctttaaaataaaaaaatgggcaAGTTAATTGATATCGTGGTGATACAAATTATTTGATTAGTGCATTTCAAGGGTAAATTTggaaatttaaagaaaattgcATAATCCGTATCCTTGCCTCCCGGGTCCTAACCCAACGAAACAAAACATTGGAAATGGATCTTCGCCAGATCCTTTGTCCTGGGATCCTGGGATCCAGTGATTATGATCGTTTATCGTAAATCGTACGATCAATTTTCATTAGATATGATTAatctttaattttaaattttaaaataattttttactgtacgatatacaataaataaTCACGATCACGAGATTCTTAAGATCTCTAAGAAAATGATCCTGCCAGAATGCTTTTCCCAAAACATTGGGCCTAGAAATTAGAATCCGGATCATGATAAATGGATATGTTGGGTAAACCCACGACCCGAATTTCTAACACCATAACAAAGATGTCCCTCACCGTCTTCTTCGCCGCTTaaaccttaaaccctaaaccaaaacgcaaaaccctagcaattcagcGCGAGCAGCACCATTTCCGATTTCCCCTCGCATTCCGTGCATTGGTTCCGACCATGAAGAACAAGAAGAGAGGCGGCGGCTCAGCTCCCAAGGGACCTAAAAAGGGCAAGGCTTTCTCTCTCGACGATGACCCCTTCTTCGGCACCGAATCCAAGAAGCGCCGGAAAGTCCAGCTCGATGAGATTGAGAGCGAATCCGACGCCGACGTTGGGTCGGACGGCGAGGGCGGCGGAGAGGAGGCCGAGGAGGAGGAGATGGAGGCTGTAGTGGAAACGGCAGACGAGAAGAGGAATAGGCTTGCGCATGAGTTTTTGGAGAACACTCGGGAACTGCTGAGGAGGGCGAAGGAAGATGAGGATGATGATAGTGGTGAAGAAGATGTGAAGGAAGGTGAGATGGACTCGCTTGTTGGCAAGAtgttgcagcagcagcagctcgAGGACAGCGGCCGAGCTCGCCGTGCCATTGCTTCTAGGTAATCACTGCTTTTTtaccttcttttcttttgcttttcagTTGAAATTGCTTTTATTAGAAGCTTTTTATCTGCTTTTGGTGTTTTCGGTTCCTTGTTATTCAGCACTTCTAGTTTCTGTGTCAATTTTCATTCGGTTTGTGCCGAAATTTGGTTCGTCCGTGTTTATTATTTTGATAGTTTTCTTAGTGACTAGATTGTAGGTCTTGTTATTGTTTCAAAACTTGACCAAATTGTAGCGGCACTTGATCGCTATTCAGATTCAAAGTTGTGAGCCTTATGCATTTCGTTCTTGGTTTAATGGTACTTTGATCATATTCTATCATGTTACCATCAGCTTTCTTGCTTAAGCATTTTCTTGTTTGACACTTCAAGCTTGATGGGTATCTTGgaagtagttttttttgttacatATAGTGGAGAAAAGTATGCTCTCTTATCGATTATTTAATGGGAAAATATGCTACTTTGTGGTACCTTGTTTCCAATTCTCATTTTCAACTCTCTCATTTTAGGGTTAAAAAGCCAGAACCAACTGATGAATTTCGGATATTAGTGAAGCATCGACAACCTGTTACTGCTGTGGCTTTGTCTGAGGTTGACCTCAGGGGCTTTTCAGCTTCTAAGGATGGCGCCATTCTACATTGGGATGTAGATAGTGGGAAAAGTGAAAAGTATCTATGGCCTAGTGATGCAGTATTAAAGTCCCACGGGGTCAAGGATCCACAAGGTCGAGCTAAAAAGCATAGTAAACATGTTTTAGCACTAGCAGTTAGTTCTGATGGTCGGTATTTGGCAAGTGGAGGATTAGATCGCCATGTTCATTTGTGGGATACTCGTACACGAGAGCATATTCTGGTAAATACGATTGATTTCTTACTTTTAgaataatatattaatatttgGAAAAATGTTAGAGTTTAAACTTAGTTCAATTGGCCAGGATAGAGGAATGCAGTTGAGTCTTTGACCTCTCATATTATAAGGACAGTTCAGTAAAAGTAAAATCTCTAGTGCATTGTGGCTTATATGCAAATCATGTGTGAATGGCCTAATTTATTTTGGCAAAATCAGCATTATCTGTAAGCTGACTCATCTGCCGTCCATATATTGGGATGCATTGCCATGTTCAAGACACTGATGAggatttatatataatttatgATATACAGGCCTGTGGAAGTATTGTTTGTATGACAGTAAAATATGTGATCTTATTATGTACATACACTCTGCACTTCTCTCTCCAAATTTTGTTAGAAGCTGCATTTACTTTGGGGGAGAGTTAAATATTGGGCATCTTTTTGGGCTTCGGTTACTAAAGAGTTTAATAATTGCTCTCTATCTCAAATACTGTGGGATTTGTTAGCAGCAGTTAAGTGAGCTTGGTCTAGAATTGGCTACTGTAGCCAATTCCTATTAggattttcctttctaatttgTTGGTGGACTTCTTATCCACTTCtgtgtttttctcttttctttaataaaattgtttcttctcaaaaaaaaaaaatctgaaaaggtTTTATGTTCTGTTCTTaatcaaaatttgttttttgttaacAGGCTTTTCCAGGTCACAGGGGACCTGTTTCATGTTTAACTTTCAGGCAAGGGTCGTCAGAACTGTTTTCTGGTTCATATGATAGAACAGTTAAGATATGGAATGTAGAAGATAGAGCTTACATAAACACATTATTTGGTCATCAAGGTGAAGTTTTAAGTATTGATTGCCTACGGAAAGAAAGGGTGTTGACTGTTGGACATGATCGAAGTATGCAGTTATTTAAGGTAAGAAGTAAatactttattttgttttggggAATGCTTGTAAATAAAACTTAAGTCAAATCACATTGGTGGAAGCTACCTGCACTTATTATTCTTTTCCCTCTCATTTCTAGAAGCCCCATACTTAATAGGAACCTCAAGCTTCCTGTAATTACTTCGGATCCCATTGCCATTGAATTGCAGTAACCCATTTGCCAAAATTTTAGGATagacttcctttttctttcaataaTATGTTCTGAGTTACTTTGGTgtagtttttgttattttgacaTGATCGTTTATTACCTGAAAAACACAGGTCCCAGAGGAGTCTCGTTTAGTATTCCGTGCCcctgcatcttctttggaaTGTTGTTGTTTTATTAGCAATGACGAATTCTTATCCGGCTCTGATGATGGAAGTGTTGAGCTTTGGGACATGCTGCGGAAGAAGCCTGTTTGCATAGCTAAGAATGCTCATCCTCTGTTGGCTGCACAGAAAAATGCTGAACCAAAGGATGGTGATAGAATCCCAAATGGTCACATAGGTAAATTTATACAAAACATTTTCAGTTTCTTCTGGCTTCAAGTTGTACGCCGTTAACACTTTTCTTCCCAGTCAGTTGTGTTCTAACGGGATGGTATTGAATTCTGTTGTACAGAAAATGGTAACCACACTTCTGAAAGCTACGATTGTTCATCAACAAATTCTTGGGTTAGTTCAGTCGCTGTTTGTAGCGGCAGTGACCTCGCTGCATCAGGAGCTGGTAACGGCTCTGTTCGATTATGGGCTATTAAAAGTGAAAGCAAAGTGATTCAGCCGTTACACAACATCCCATTGGTATGCCAAATCAACTATTAAAAGACCTTGTTTGCTTCttgtaaatcaaaatttaacaagTTTTTTTCACTCCTCAATATTCTTGTTCCCTGCAGGTTGGATTTGTGAATTCGTTAGCTTTTGAAAAATCTGGACAGTTTCTAGTCGCAGGAGTTGGGAAGGttgcctttcttttcttttcgatTTTCCCTTCCTTCTCCTCTTAGATTTGCTTTTCTCTTATTCCTTTTAATTTCATCAACCGAAAGGAATATTCGACTATAAGATTGGATACAAAAGTTGAACCATTAGAGTAGTGAAATCATGCATAATGCTGCTAGAGCTTAAGGATTTTTGGGGCAAGGAGAACGAGACAACTTAAAATTTCTAGTTCGTTTACTATTTCATAGGGATATTTCTAATCCAGCGTCCATTTTCTTCCGTTGCGTTTCCATATTGTTCACCTTGCGGAAACAGTCTCAGCTTCTAACATCGCCGATTACCTTTGTGACAGGAACCTCGTCTAGGAAGGTGGGGACATAACCCAGCTGCTCGGAATGGAATCGCAATTTATTCCCTTAAGCTTTCATCAGAAGATACAAATACTCCCTAAGCTCTCGATTTTGACAATCATGTATTCTTGCATCTCCCAGTTTTGACTACATTGAGTTGATGAGTTATGTGAAATGATGTTCTTTTGTATTCATACGACGAGGAGGCCAGCATTTCTCTTTGCTAATTAGAATCAGAAATCGAATTGTAGAAGACGCTTGTGGCGATGTTTAATCCACCGCCCTCTTCGAACACGTCATAACAGCGTCGCTGATATAATCTCGTTGGAAGATAAACACACATTCCGATCTCCGAACATAAATACGCCCATTTTGAAAGCATGTCCAATGCGGTTGTAAACGGAAACGTTTATGAGCATAGCTTACAGTTTGGTTAGAAATGACATAGCTTACAGTGTCTAGAACAAATCTCCGTAAGTACAATGCAAGTTCTGCTCTACCAATCTATGCCCAATTTCCTCGAATGGAAGAGTTTGTCGATGTACAGAATTAGAGGTGCCGAAGCAGCGATGTAACTCTGCATTTGAACTCTTGCTGAGTTCTCTGAAAGCAACAAAGTGGAAGGCAAAGAGCGGTGTTAATACGAGACTAGTCAAGTTATAACAAAACGAGTAAAAGTTTCTTTGAAACAAGAACGATAAATCGAAA is from Malus sylvestris chromosome 5, drMalSylv7.2, whole genome shotgun sequence and encodes:
- the LOC126621933 gene encoding 30-kDa cleavage and polyadenylation specificity factor 30-like; translated protein: MEDSDGVLNFDFEGGLDAAATVSATAGPANTGPASNYSVMQSDSAVTGAGGAGSNQAAVAQQPNQNANRMGGRSYRQTVCRHWLRSLCMKGEACGFLHQYDKSRMPVCRFFRLYGECREQDCVYKHTNEDIKECNMYKLGFCPNGPDCRYRHAKLPGPPPPVEEVLQKIQHLNSYNYNNSNKFYQQRNAGFPQQGEKYQPAQGPNNFVGKPTTAESGNVQQQQQLQQTQQQVGPAQTQNLPSGLANQANRSALPLPQGTSRYFIVKSCNRENLELSVQQGVWATQRSNESKLNEAFDSAENVILIFSVNRTRHFQGCAKMMSRIGGSVGGGNWKYAHGTAHYGRNFSVKWLKLCELSFHKTRHLRNPYNENLPVKISRDCQELEQSVGEQLASLLYLEPDSELMAISIAAESKREEEKAKGVNPENGGENPDIVPFEDNEEEEEEESEDEEDSFGQVPGAGNDGRGRGRGGVMWPPHMPLPRGGRPMPGMQGFPPGMMGPDAMPYGPDGFVMPNPFGMGPRGFNPYGPRFSGDFTVPNPGMMFRGRPQQPGFPPGGFGIMGPGRAPFMGGPHPGRGGRPTGISPMFPPPPPLLSQNPNWMPKRDPRGASSDRRGQDMTGSAGGPDDEALYGAGNNSRNDDSDSEDEAPRRSRHGEGKKKRRDSEGDATSEH
- the LOC126623892 gene encoding U3 snoRNP-associated protein-like YAO, which produces MKNKKRGGGSAPKGPKKGKAFSLDDDPFFGTESKKRRKVQLDEIESESDADVGSDGEGGGEEAEEEEMEAVVETADEKRNRLAHEFLENTRELLRRAKEDEDDDSGEEDVKEGEMDSLVGKMLQQQQLEDSGRARRAIASRVKKPEPTDEFRILVKHRQPVTAVALSEVDLRGFSASKDGAILHWDVDSGKSEKYLWPSDAVLKSHGVKDPQGRAKKHSKHVLALAVSSDGRYLASGGLDRHVHLWDTRTREHILAFPGHRGPVSCLTFRQGSSELFSGSYDRTVKIWNVEDRAYINTLFGHQGEVLSIDCLRKERVLTVGHDRSMQLFKVPEESRLVFRAPASSLECCCFISNDEFLSGSDDGSVELWDMLRKKPVCIAKNAHPLLAAQKNAEPKDGDRIPNGHIENGNHTSESYDCSSTNSWVSSVAVCSGSDLAASGAGNGSVRLWAIKSESKVIQPLHNIPLVGFVNSLAFEKSGQFLVAGVGKEPRLGRWGHNPAARNGIAIYSLKLSSEDTNTP